From Mumia sp. ZJ1417:
ATGTAGACCCACGAGTCGCGCCCGTGCTTGAGCGCGGCGGCGCGGACCTGCGCCCAGTTCTCGAAGTAGCCGAGGTCCTCGCCGCTGGCCAGGATCGGGTAGCGGTCGAACGAGAGCACGGGCGAGTCGAGGTCGCGCGCGGCCTGCTCGTACCCGGCCCCGAAGCCGGGAAGCATGTTCACGTACGAGAGCGCGTCCGGGTAGGCCTCGTTGGCCATCGCGACGGCCTTCGCCATGAGCGGGAGCTGGCCGACGCTCGGCTCGTCGTACAGGTGCATGCCCGCGAACGACGCGTATCCGGATCCGGACGGCAGTCGCCACGCGCTGAGCCCTTCGTCGAAGGTCTCGCTGAACAGCTCCGCTCCCCCGGCGCCGGTGATGACGACGTTGTCGAAGTACGCCGACTCGGGCCCGGCCTCGCGGAATCCGGCCGAGCCGGAGGTGAACCGGGTGTCCGTCGTCGTGTCGACGAGCACGCCGTCGATGCGCGTGGTGATCGTCGCGCCGCTCAGCGTCGTCTCGACGTGATGGGTCTTGCCGGGCTCGAGCTGGTACGGCAGGGAGACCTGCGTGACCGTCGGGTTGCCGTTGACGAAGACCGCCTTCTTGAGCACCGCCTTGCCGTCGGAGCCCTGGGTCGAGAGCAGCCACACGTACGCGTTGCGCTCGTCCTGGATCCGGAACGCCCAGCCGGCCTGCGCGTACCCGCCCGCGCCCGTACGGAGGGGTTCGGTGTCGAACGCGAAGGTGTAGTCGCTCCAGCTGGCGCCGTCCGCGACCCAGCCGATCGACCCGTCGCCGCTGCCGCTCGAGATGTGCAGGCGACCACCGACGGCCCGCCACGACGGGGCGTACCGGTTGACCGCTGCGGTGATCCGCTGACGCAGCTCGGCCTCGCTGATCGTGTTCGGCGCGGCGGGGTCGCCGACGTTCATGTTCTTGAGGAGCCACTTGATGTCGGGGTCCTCGACGAGCACCTTGAGGCCGGCTTCGTCGGCGATGCGGAGCATGTGCGTGGTGATCTGGACGTCGGAGTTGGAGTAGTTGCCGCCGTGGACGTACGTGAATCCCGCCTCGGCGATCTCGCGGTAGCGCGCGACCGTGGTCTGGGTGGGCGGCGGCGGCCAGAAGAGGCCGATCGGGAAGCGGCCGTCGTTCATGAGCGGGCCGCCGGTGGTGGCGCTGGCGGCGGCTGCGGCTGCGGCTGCGGCTGCGGTCGTTGTGGCCGCTGCGGCGGCGCCTGTCTTGGCCGTCGCGGCACTGGCGGCGCCGCCCCCGAACGGGTTGGCGACGCCGGCGGCGACCAGCGCTCCTCCCAGTGCGAGGAAGGACTTGCGGCTGAGGCCGTTGTCAGGTTCGTCGTGCTGGGGGGTCATGCGTCCTCCTGGGTCAGCGTGGCTCGGGACTGGTGCGGCGGGTACGGCGTTCGGGGCGGCGAGGGCGGACAGCGCGCTCGGTCTCGGACAGGAGCTGAACGGTGCGGTCGTAGTCGTGCTGGCCGACGGCGAGGTAGAGCATCTCGACGACGGCGAGCTCGGAGTGCCGGGACGCGAGCGGGCCGTCCTGGAAGGTGGTCTCCTCGGCGACGGTCACGAGGAGGTGGTCGGCCAGCGTGGCCAGGCGCGAGCGCGGGCCGGCGGTGATCGCGACGGTGCGGGCGCCGTGCTCGCGGGCGGTGGCGAGCATGTCGAGGGTCTCGTCGGTCTCGCCGGAGTACGAGACGGCGATCGCGACGTCGCGGTCGGTGAGCTGGGCGGCGGCAACCAGACCGTCGTGGACGTCGGCGTATGTCCAGCACGCGATGCCGATGCGGCTGAGGCGCAGCTCGAGCTCGCGCGCCATCACGCCGCTGCCGCTGACGGCGTAGACGTGGACGCGGGTCGCGGTGGCGATTGCTGCGGCGGCTGTCGCGACGGCGTCGAGGTCGAGGCCTGCGAGAGTGGTGTGGACGGCGCGGGCCTGGACCGCCTCGAGCGTGCGGGCGACGTCGGCGAGCGAGTCGTTCGGTCCGATCTCGCGGCTGATGTCGGCGTTCCAGCTCCCGTACGCCGTCGCGGCCGCCTCGGTGATGACGCTGACGCGCAGCGCCGGGTATCCGTCGAGGCCGAGCGCGCGGCACAGGCGAGACACGGCGCCGGTGGAGGTGCCGGCGCTGATCGCGAGGTCGTTGATCGTGCCGGCGACGGCGGAGCGCGGGTCGTCGAGGATGCGCTGCGCGGTGTGGCGCGTGGAGTCGGGGAGCTCGGGGAGGAGCAGGCGCATGCGCGCGAGAACGCCGTCGGGGGCGGAGGTGTCTGTGGCGGAGATCACAGCCATGACAAGAACTATCGCGGTCGAGGCCTCCTTGCGCAAGAGCGATATGACATATCAGACGATCTCGCGGCTCGTCGCGACCGGCGGCGCGTCCGGGTGGCGCAGGAGGTCGACCCTACGCGCGCCGCACTCGGAGCACCGTACGTAGTGGACGGTCCCCTCGGACGTGGCGTGGCGAGACTCCGTGAACCAGCCGTGCTCGTGGGTGCTGACCTGCTCGTGTGACGTGGTGTCTGTGCGCTGGCATGTGCTCATGAGGTCAACGGTGCTGTAATGGTCTTATGCATCTCAACCCTTACGGCGAGTACGCGGTGCTGTTGGCCGCCTCGCTCGCCAACGACTGGCCCGCCGACCGTGACGGCATCGCCTCACGGGCCCGTGAGCTGGGCATGACGATGACGTTCCCCGTGGGACCCGATGACCATGCAGGCACCCGCCGCGTCATCGACGACTGGCTGACGATCGTCGACGCCACCGACCTGACCGAACGCGCACGGCTGCTCAACGCGCAGATGGCCGCGGTCGCGGCGTACCCGAGACTCACCGACCACAACGGCGAAGGCTGGCACCTGCACTACCGCGACGACAACGACGCCCTCCCCCACGTGCTCCGGGCCGTCATCAGCGTCGGCACCGCGCTGCATCTGACGACGCGCGGCATGCACCGGCTGAGCCGCTGCGAAGCCGGCAACGCTCCCGACGATCCCTGCACCAACGTCGTCGTCGACGTCACCCGCAACGGCCGCCAGCGCTACTGCTCGGTCCGCTGCGCCAACCGCGCCGCCGTACGCCGCCACCGCGCACGTGCACTCACGGCCTGA
This genomic window contains:
- a CDS encoding MurR/RpiR family transcriptional regulator, with the protein product MAVISATDTSAPDGVLARMRLLLPELPDSTRHTAQRILDDPRSAVAGTINDLAISAGTSTGAVSRLCRALGLDGYPALRVSVITEAAATAYGSWNADISREIGPNDSLADVARTLEAVQARAVHTTLAGLDLDAVATAAAAIATATRVHVYAVSGSGVMARELELRLSRIGIACWTYADVHDGLVAAAQLTDRDVAIAVSYSGETDETLDMLATAREHGARTVAITAGPRSRLATLADHLLVTVAEETTFQDGPLASRHSELAVVEMLYLAVGQHDYDRTVQLLSETERAVRPRRPERRTRRTSPEPR
- a CDS encoding CGNR zinc finger domain-containing protein, whose amino-acid sequence is MHLNPYGEYAVLLAASLANDWPADRDGIASRARELGMTMTFPVGPDDHAGTRRVIDDWLTIVDATDLTERARLLNAQMAAVAAYPRLTDHNGEGWHLHYRDDNDALPHVLRAVISVGTALHLTTRGMHRLSRCEAGNAPDDPCTNVVVDVTRNGRQRYCSVRCANRAAVRRHRARALTA